DNA sequence from the bacterium genome:
CTTCTCCCCCTACATTGAATGTTCTTTTCTTTAATACCATAACTTCCTCCTGCTTTCAGTTTAAATTTTTCTTCTCAACCGGGCAACAGGTATCATCATCTGCTCTCTGTATTTAGCAACTGTTCTCCGTGCTACTCTGTATCCGTCTTCTTTTAACATCTCTGATATTTTTTGGTCATTAAAAGGTTTTTTAGGATTTTCTTTTTCAATTATCTCCTTAATTCTCGACTTTATAAGTTTATTTGATACACTTTCACCTGAATCGGTCTCAAGGCGTTCACTGAAAAAATATTTCAGTTCAAAGATACCAAAATCCGTCTGTACATACTTACCGCTCGTAACCCTGCTGACAGTTGAAATATCAAGACCTACTTCCTCTGCAATGTCCTTAAGAATCATTGGCCGCAGATATTCTTTGCCCTTATCAAAAAACGCTCTCTGATGATTAAGGATTGATTCCATGACACGCAGGATTGTAGAACGCCGCTGATAAATCGAATTAATCAGCCATCTTGCAGACTCCAGTTTCTGGCGTATATAATCACGCGTATCTTTGCTTACATTCTTTTTATCCCTCAGCAGATTTTTGTAAGTATTATTTATCCTGAGCCGTGGAATATTATAATCATTTAATGAAATTGTAAATTTACCGTCTTCTTTCTTAACTATAACGTCAGGTATTATATAACTTTCAGATTCAGAAATATATCTATACCCTGGTTTGGGGTTTAATTTGGCGACAAAATCCATTATCCTTTTAACTTCATTTAAAGGAATTTCAAGTTTTTTGGAAATCTTTTCAAATCTTTTATTCGTAAAATCTTCAAAATATTCAGCAACCATCTTTATTGCAAGTTCATCTGCATCCTTCTTTTCCCTGAGCTGAATCAGCAGACACTCCTGAAGATTTCGTGCAGCAATTCCCGGAGGATCAAATTTTTGAATAACGCTAAGGACTTTTTCAACCTTGTCCGGAGTTATTTCAAAATTTTCGGCTATTGCTTCAATATCGCATACAAGATAACCGTCATCATCAAGGCACCAGAGTATGTATTTTCCTATCTCTTTGCCTTTATCGTCAAGAGGCGCAAGATAGAGCTGGTCCATAAGATAATCCATAAAAGTAACCGGAGAGGGCTCTATTCTGTTCTGTTCTTCATCCGGGCGTTCTCTCGGAGACTTGATTTCATAGTTATCTTCATCATTAAGTATCTCATCCCAGTCAATTTCCTCTTCTTCGGGTTCCTCTTCTTCTGAATCTTCCTTTTCTTCAGTATCCTCATTCATATCAACAATTTCTTCAATATCAAGATCTTCTTCCAACAGAGGATTCAGCTCAAGCTCCTGTGTAATACGCTGCTCAAGCCTTAGAACAGGAAGCTGTAAAAGGGATGACAATAAAACTTGTTGAGGGCTCTGTTTCTGCTGTAAATAGAGCCGTTGGCTCATTTGAATCATAAACTATTCTACTCCGTTTGCCTGTTACCTGTTCAGTTTAAATTCTTTCCCAAGGTATATCCTTCTTGCTTCATCATCCTCAGCAAGTGATTCGGAAGATCCGGCTTTCAGGATCCTGCCTTCGTAAAGGAGGTATGACCTGTCTGTTATTGAAAGAGTTTCATAAACATTATGATCCGTTATTAAGACGCCAATACCTTTATCTTTTAAGTGTATTACAATATTTTTAATATCTTCAATTGCAATTGGATCAATACCGGCAAATGGTTCATCAAGAAGCATATAATCAGGCCTTGTCACCAGTGCCCTTGCAATTTCAACCCTGCGTCTTTCTCCACCTGACAGGGTATAGGCTTTTTGCGATGCAATGTGTGTTATGGAAAGATCCTCAAGAAGCTGCCTGAGCCTTTCTGCCCGTTCTTCTTTATCTATTTTTAAAGTCTCAAGAACAGCCATAATATTCTCTTCAACTGTCAGTTTCCGAAAAACCGATGCTTCCTGGGGCAGATAGCCAATGCCCATTCTCGCTCTCTTGTACATTGGCAGATTTGTTATATCCATGCCTTTATAAAATACCCTGCCCTCGTTGGGACGAATCATACCTGTTATCATGTAGAACGTTGTTGTTTTACCTGCTCCGTTCGGGCCAAGAAGGCCGACAATCTCGTTTGGATTTACTTCAATGGACACCCGGTTTACAACACGCTTCCCTCTGTAAATCTTTACGATATTTTCAGTCCGTATAGTTTGCTTATCTGTTTTCTCTTTATGTTCCACACTTAATTCCAAAATTGATTACTTCCGATAAAAATTCTTCATACAACAATATAACAATTATTCACCAAAAAACTACGCTCCCTAAAAAACTTTCTCCCGTTTCTTCATCTTTTTAATCGCTTTTGTACTGATCTTTCTGCTGCCTGCAGCTTCCGGAGAATATTTTCCCGAACATACTCCCGGACTGCTTAAAATCAGTACCCGCTCCAGTTTCTGCTTTGAATCAAAATAGAGCTCAATCCTGTCACCTGTTACATTGTTAACCCCCGGTTCACCCTCTTTATCAGTCACATGGTAGATGCTGACCGCCTGATGCCGAATGTCCAGTTTTTGAATAGTATCGTTCTCAGCCTCTATAAATATCGTATCTCCGCTCATAAAATCATTCTTTTCGGAAATTGAATCTTTAACAGTTATTTCAGCATTGCCTGTAACCACACCGCCCTGAAAAGAAAGGCCTTTAAGTCTGAGTAAAATCTCTTCTCCTTTAAGGCGTTGATTCTCCACCCACACAACAGGTTTCTCAGAAAGCTTTAAAGAAGGCGGGTCATCTGTGTAACATGCACTGCCGCATACAGCTCTCAAATTATTTCTTATGATACTTACACTGTCAGAAATAACAATCTGTTTTTTATCCTCCCAAGCTTCTGCACTTTTTCCATTAATCAGGATTGTATCGCCGGCAGCTGAATCCGTTTTTACGACATTTACCCCCCCCCACAGCGAAGCATATTTCTTTTCTCTATAATACTTTGCCTTTCTGCCGGAAAGAATAATGCCCTTAATTATATCCTTAATTGTAACAGTATCATAAACGCTTACAACCTTATCTTCCTGATTATATTCAAGGTATGGAGTACTCAGCTTTTTGCTTCCCATTAGAAGCTCGGCATTGCCTCTCGCTGTTTCCACGTGTGTTATACCGTTATAGAAAACAAAATCAGCTTTCAGAGTTCTTTCTCCGTCAAATATTGTGACATTATTCTTAAGTTCAGCAGTCTGTTTCTTGTCATTAAACCTTGCATTATCACAAGTAATCAGGGCTTCCCCCTGAATTAGTTTTACTTTACCAGTTAAGATGGTTATTGTCTCTTTACCTTTTGTGATACTTACAAGGCTGTCTGCTGAAACAAGTTTTATCCTGTCGCTATTGCTGCCTTGCCTTTGCTGTGCAATGGAAACAGAACCTGATGTTAAAATAAGAGAAAGAACAATAAAATTAAATACACGGGCAACCATTTTCGGCCTCATTCCGATTGTTCCCGTTTTAAAACACCGGCTGAAGTATCTGCATTTTCAGGTTTGGCAAACTCTTTTTCAACCCTGCTTAAATCCACACGCCTGTTGCCCACACCCCACGGTTTTGTAATTACTCTTCTGCTCAAATCCGCATTCGATTCAAATCCCACACCCCATATTGTGTCTGCCTGAGGAGTTGTTATCATAACAAGTGTATCGGAAATTATCTTTCCTTTTCTGTTATCCCACCTAAGCCTCTCGGTATAAAGAGTAATCCCGCTGTCTGATTTTACAATAACACTGCCGATAGCCATAACATCCTCAGTATCTTCGTTATATCTTCCTCCTGCAGAGGACAAGCGGGATACATGGCTGCCGTCCCTGTTATAAAAATCCACTTTGATTTTCCTGTCAAAATCCACATATGCAGTGGAATCATACTTAACCATATGACCGTACCAGACAACAGCCTGCCTGTTTCCCTCCCTTGTAACATAGAGCCGTGAATTCCACCCTTCCTGAACAGGAATTCTTTTTTCTGAAATGGTCGAGACATCAGATTCGCTCTTTTTACTGCATCCTACTGAAACCACAGCAGATAGTACAGTAAGCAGAATAAAAATGACTGCTTGCGAAAATTTTTGTCTGACACTCCTCATGCTAAGCTAATCCCGCTTTCAATAAATCATGAATGTGGACCATGCCGACCGGATTATCATCTCCATCTGTAACAATCAGTACATTTATTGAATTGCCTTCCAGCACATTAAGAGCTTTTGCAGCAAGTACACCTGAAGATATACAGATGGGATTCCTGCTCATAATATCCTTTGCCTTGAGATGCCAGATATCATGATTCTGTTCAATTAGCCGCCTTAAATCCCCGTCAGTAATAATCCCGCATAAATTATTTTCTTTATTAATCACACAGGCAGCGCCCAGGCGCTTTGATGTAATAGTAAGAATGACATGTGTCAGTGTATCTTCTTCAGCTACAAAAGGGATATCATTGCCGGTACGCATTACATCATCAACCCTCAGAAGAAGATTCTTACCTATATTCCCGCCCGGGTGATACATGGCAAAATCTTCCACACTGAACCCGCGTTCCTGAAAAAGGGCAAGAGCAAGGGCATCTCCCATTACGAGAGTGGCTGTAGTACTTGCAGAAGGTACAAGGTCAAAGGGGCAGGCTTCCTCTTTTACGCTGACATTAAGGACAATATCGCTTCGTCTTGCTATCTCGGAATTCATGTTGCCTGTAAGAGTAATAATCGGCACGCCCTGGCGCTTGAACATAGGCATAATCCGCATAATCTCTTCTGTATTACCGCTTTTTGATATACATATCACTACATCACCTTTAAGAACCGCACCAAGATCACCATGTACTCCCTCGGCAGGGTGAAGAAAAAATGCAACTGTGCCTGTACTGGTCATAGTGGATGCAATCTTGTTTGCAATGATTCCAGACTTGCCGATACCTGTAATTATCACACGGCCTTTGCAGTTTAAGAGGATTTCCACCGCTTTCCGGAAATTCTCATCAATACTGTTAATCAGGCCCTTTACTGCATCAGCTTCGATTCTTACGACATTTTTCCCGGTCTCAATAATCGTCACTTCAAGTCCGCCTTTGCTTTTTCCCAATCATCAAGAAATCGTTTTATTCCGATATCAGTAAGAGGATGTTCTGCCATCTGTTTTATAACTTTAAGAGGGACTGTAACTCCGTATGCCCCGAGGAGCCCGCTCTCAACAACATGGTTTGGGCTGCGCACACTTGCCACAATAACCTCTGTAGAAATATCAAGATAATTTGAGTATATCTCAACAATCTCACTTATCAGATCCATACCGCTGCTTGACATATCATCAATTCTTCCAACAAAGGGGCAGATATAGTCTGCTCCTGCTTTTGCAGCAAGGATTGCCTGGGTTGCTGAAAAAATAAGTGTAAAAGCTGTTTTAATTCCTTCCCCACTTAATATTCTTACTGCTTCCAGTCCCTGTGTGGTTATTGGAATCTTTACTACCACATTTTCTCCCCAGCCTGCAAACTCTCTTCCCTCTTTGACAATGCCCTCTCTGTCCCGACTAATAACTTCCGCAAGAACAGGCCCCTCTACAATTTTTACGATATCCCGTATTGCCTCTTCCAGCCCTCTTCCGGATTTCATAATTAAAGTAGGGTTAGTAGTAACTCCGTCAGCCAATCCAAGAGCCTTTGCCTCTTTTATCTGATCTATATCTGCAGAATCAACAAAAATCTTCATTAATCCTCCTGAAATATTATTAATTTAAATTTACAAATACTTATTCGCCCTGATATTTAAAACCCGGAAGATGTACGCTGCCATTTTTTCTGAATTTTTAAAATTTTCTCGACAACTTCTCTTATCGCTCCTCTTCCTCCTGAAGCCTTTGTTACAAAATCGGCTTCTCTCTTAACATAGTCTCTTGCATCTGCAACTGCAACTCCCACACCTGCAAGCCTGATTACTTCCAAATCCAGGAGGTCATCGCCTATATAGCAGACCTCTTCAGATGAAACACCGAACTGCTGCTTCATTTTCCGGAATGCGTCTCTCTTTCTCTTTGCACCCTGGAACAAAGCGTCAAATTTCAGTTCTCCTGCTCGCTTCGTAACTGAATCAGATGACCTTCCGGTTATTATAGCGGTTTTAAGCCCGGCCATTCGGGCAAGAGTAATTCCCATCCCGTCCTGGACATTAAAGCTTTTGTACTCATTTCCGCCACTGCCCAGAATTATACCGCCGTCAGTCAGTACTCCGTCAACATCCATTGCCAGAACTTTAATTTTCAAGAACTTTTTTCTGATTCGCAGGGGGTTCAATCTCTCTCCGTTTTATATTTTAAGAAATATTTCCTGCTGGCTCCGCCTCACCTTGTCAATTTCAACAATCTGAGACAGCAGATGATCCAGAAGATTGAGGGGCCACATACTTGCAGCATCACACAAGGCATTTTTACAGTCAGGATGAGTTTCAATAAAAATCACATCAATACCTGCTGCTACAGCAGCCCTGGACAGGCCTGGCACAAACTGCGGGGCTCCTCCTCTTGCATCCGCACTTGATATTCCGTAAATACGTATTGAATGTGTGGGATCAAATACAACCGGATAGCCGAAGCTGCGCATTATCTGAAAAGAGCGCATATCAACAACTAAATTCCTGTAGCCGAAGCACGCGCCTCTTTCAGTCAGCATAATGTTGCTGTTTCCTTCTCCTTCAATCTTACCGATTATATTTTTCATATCTTCAGGATGGAGGAACTGTCCCTTTTTAACATTAATCACCTTACCTGTTTTTGCTGCTGCGACACTCAAACTTGTCTGCATTGAAAGATAAGCCGGTATCTGAATTACATCCAGAACCTCAGCTGCAGGCTTTACCTGACTCTCCTGATGTACATCTGAAAGAACAGGAATGCCTACCTCTCTCTTTACCTTATCAAGTATTTTCAACCCCTTATCAAGCCCCGGGCCCTGATAACTATCAGTTGAAGATCTGTTATCCTTAAGAAAAGATGATTTGAAAATCAGCGGCATATCATACTTTGATGCAATTTTCTTTATCTTTTCCGCAGTGGATAACACAAGGCTTTCCTCTTCTATTACACAAGGCCCTGCAATTAATGCAAGGGGATTTCCGCCTCCTATTTCAAATGAATCAATTTTAATAGTTCTCATCTATTCCCCTTTTACTTTGTCTCTTCCTGATAATCAAGAGCCGCTTTTACAAAAGATTTAAAAAGCGGATGCGCTCTTAATGCCCTGGTTTTAAACTCCGGATGAAACTGTCCTGCAAGAAACCACCGTTTTGAAGGCAGTTCAACCATCTCAACAAGCATGTTATCAGGTGAGGTTCCGCTTATTACCATCCCATGTTTTTCAAGACAGTCTCTATAATTATTGTTAACTTCAAATCTATGCCTGTGACGCTCGCTTATCTGCGGTACCTGATAAATTGAGCGGGCAAGTGTACCCTCTTTTAATACGCACGGATACGCGCCAAGCCGCATTGTTCCGCCCTTGCGTGTAACTCCGACCTGCTCTTCCATAAAATCTATAACAAATTCATCACAATTCGGATTAAACTCCCGGCTGTTTGCATGCTCAAGCCCGCAAACTGACCTCGCGAATTCAATAACAGCACATTGAAGGCCGAGACAAATTCCGAAGAAAGGGAGATCATTCTCTCTTGCATACTTGATTGCACTTATCTTCCCTTCAATCCCTCTGTCTCCAAAGCCTCCGGGAACTAACAGACCTGATACATCTTTCAGTAAATCTTCCGCTTTGCCGTGTTCAACTTCTTCCGAATCCACCCATAAAAGTTCCACAACCGCCTTATTTGCCACGCCTGCGTGAATAAAGGATTCAATTATACTTTTATATGCATCTCTCAATTCAACATATTTTCCGGTAACAGCTATTCTTACTTTTTTTTCAGGATGCTTGATATGAAAAATCAGGTCTTTAAGCTCTTTAAGGTCAACTTCCTTTTGATTAAGTTTCAGAAGGTCAATAACCTGTTTTGCCAACCCCTCCTCTTCAAAAAGAACAGGAACTTCGTAAATAGATTCGGCATCCCTTGCTTCTATAACAGCCTCGCTACTAACATTGCAGAAAAGCCCTATTTTGCGCCTTGCTTCATCCGGCAAAGCACGCTCTGTTCTGCAAAGGATTATATCCGGCTGGATACCAATCTCTCTCAGCTTCTGAACACTGTGCTGAGTAGGTTTTGTTTTAATCTCACCGCTTGTTTTTATGTATGGGACAAGAGTCAGATGTAAGTTAATTACATTATCTCTGCCCTTGTCAAGTTTATACTGTCTGATTGCTTCAAGAAAATGAAGCCCTTCAATATCACCTACCGTACCTCCCAATTCTACAATCAGGACATCCAAATCCTCAACAGAAGATGCAGCTCTGTCTATTGCTTTTCTTATTTCATCTGTAATGTGAGGAACTACCTGAACAGTTTTCCCAAGATATTCGCCTTTGCGCTCTCTTTCTATAACATTATGGTAAATCCTGCCTGTTGTGGAATTGTTGTTCTGACTCAGGTTAATATCAAGGAAACGTTCGTAATGCCCCAAATCAAGATCAGTTTCAGCTCCGTCCTCAGTTACAAAAACCTCTCCGTGCTGGTACGGGCTTAGCGTTCCAGGATCAACATTAAGGTAAGGATCCAGCTTAAGAATTGTAACCCGAAGCCCCCGCTGTTTAAGAAGCAGCCCGAGTGATGATGAAGCAATCCCTTTTCCGAGAGATGAAACTACTCCACCTGTAATAAATATCGTCTTTACTGTTTTATTGGACAACTATCCCCTCCTCGTTTAATTCACATCCAGATATTCTCGGGCCCTGCTGAGATCTTCAGGAGTATCCACACTTAAGGGTTCATTGTTTGTTTCTGCAACTTTTATTGTAAAACCGTTCTCCAGAACCCTTAACTGCTCAAGCTTTTCAGTCATTTCCAATGAAGAAGGTCCGATCTCACTCAATCTGATTAAAAATTCTCTGCGATAGCTATATATTCCTATATGTTTTAAATACTTATATTCTTTAATCTGTTTCGATACATCCCGGCAGTCCCTGTAGAATGGTATGGGGCTTCTGGAAAAATAAAGCGCCCTGCTGTTCTTGTCTGTAATTACTTTGACTGTATTAGTGTCATTCAGCTCTGAACTTAATTGAATTCTTTTTACAAGTGTACCCATATCAGCATCTGAATCATTAACTAGAATCATAGCGACCCGGTCAATATCAGCAGGGGAAATAAACGGTTCATCACCCTGTATGTTTACAAAAATATCCGCTTCTCTTTCACGCGCAATATATGCTGCTCTGTCAGTTCCCGACGGAAGATCCGAAGGCGTCATAACTGCTTCGCCTCCTGCCTGCTCAACAGCAGCAATAATCCGCTCATCATCAGTAGCAACAATAACCCGAGACAGGTACTTTGATTTCCTTACCTGATCCAGCACCCTGACTATCATTGGCTTACCGCCTATATCAACTAGAGGTTTGCCCTGAAGCCTCGTGGAACCATATCGTGCTGGTATTATGCCTGCAATTTCAGGTTTTTTATTCATCTCCGAAACCTTCGGCTTTTAAAATAAAAAATAAGCACTGATTTCTCTTAATCTTGCTCACAGATTCATATTCACCAAGCATTGCAGTACTGTATAATTTTTCATATCCGGATAATATTATCAATATTTTCTTCATCTCAACTTTTGTTTAAGGCATATGAAATATGTATTAACAACACGTTTAATATACAGCATCACCCTCATATTGTCAAGCTTTAATGAAATCTGGCACGCTATTTGTACAGGGGGGATTGATTCAATTTACTTTATACTGTGTAGCACTGACAAAGCAGCCGCTGACTCTGTCAGAAGTTCATTTTATTTAAAATTTTATTGACAAATGACTAAATAATTCATACAATAATACATCATTATTCACATATTACTCAACCGATTAAATTTACAAAAAAGGATATTTTACAATGAGA
Encoded proteins:
- the rpoN gene encoding RNA polymerase factor sigma-54; its protein translation is MIQMSQRLYLQQKQSPQQVLLSSLLQLPVLRLEQRITQELELNPLLEEDLDIEEIVDMNEDTEEKEDSEEEEPEEEEIDWDEILNDEDNYEIKSPRERPDEEQNRIEPSPVTFMDYLMDQLYLAPLDDKGKEIGKYILWCLDDDGYLVCDIEAIAENFEITPDKVEKVLSVIQKFDPPGIAARNLQECLLIQLREKKDADELAIKMVAEYFEDFTNKRFEKISKKLEIPLNEVKRIMDFVAKLNPKPGYRYISESESYIIPDVIVKKEDGKFTISLNDYNIPRLRINNTYKNLLRDKKNVSKDTRDYIRQKLESARWLINSIYQRRSTILRVMESILNHQRAFFDKGKEYLRPMILKDIAEEVGLDISTVSRVTSGKYVQTDFGIFELKYFFSERLETDSGESVSNKLIKSRIKEIIEKENPKKPFNDQKISEMLKEDGYRVARRTVAKYREQMMIPVARLRRKI
- the lptB gene encoding LPS export ABC transporter ATP-binding protein, which encodes MRTENIVKIYRGKRVVNRVSIEVNPNEIVGLLGPNGAGKTTTFYMITGMIRPNEGRVFYKGMDITNLPMYKRARMGIGYLPQEASVFRKLTVEENIMAVLETLKIDKEERAERLRQLLEDLSITHIASQKAYTLSGGERRRVEIARALVTRPDYMLLDEPFAGIDPIAIEDIKNIVIHLKDKGIGVLITDHNVYETLSITDRSYLLYEGRILKAGSSESLAEDDEARRIYLGKEFKLNR
- the lptC gene encoding LPS export ABC transporter periplasmic protein LptC; amino-acid sequence: MRSVRQKFSQAVIFILLTVLSAVVSVGCSKKSESDVSTISEKRIPVQEGWNSRLYVTREGNRQAVVWYGHMVKYDSTAYVDFDRKIKVDFYNRDGSHVSRLSSAGGRYNEDTEDVMAIGSVIVKSDSGITLYTERLRWDNRKGKIISDTLVMITTPQADTIWGVGFESNADLSRRVITKPWGVGNRRVDLSRVEKEFAKPENADTSAGVLKREQSE
- a CDS encoding KpsF/GutQ family sugar-phosphate isomerase translates to MTIIETGKNVVRIEADAVKGLINSIDENFRKAVEILLNCKGRVIITGIGKSGIIANKIASTMTSTGTVAFFLHPAEGVHGDLGAVLKGDVVICISKSGNTEEIMRIMPMFKRQGVPIITLTGNMNSEIARRSDIVLNVSVKEEACPFDLVPSASTTATLVMGDALALALFQERGFSVEDFAMYHPGGNIGKNLLLRVDDVMRTGNDIPFVAEEDTLTHVILTITSKRLGAACVINKENNLCGIITDGDLRRLIEQNHDIWHLKAKDIMSRNPICISSGVLAAKALNVLEGNSINVLIVTDGDDNPVGMVHIHDLLKAGLA
- the fsa gene encoding fructose-6-phosphate aldolase; this encodes MKIFVDSADIDQIKEAKALGLADGVTTNPTLIMKSGRGLEEAIRDIVKIVEGPVLAEVISRDREGIVKEGREFAGWGENVVVKIPITTQGLEAVRILSGEGIKTAFTLIFSATQAILAAKAGADYICPFVGRIDDMSSSGMDLISEIVEIYSNYLDISTEVIVASVRSPNHVVESGLLGAYGVTVPLKVIKQMAEHPLTDIGIKRFLDDWEKAKADLK
- a CDS encoding HAD-IIIA family hydrolase, which encodes MDVDGVLTDGGIILGSGGNEYKSFNVQDGMGITLARMAGLKTAIITGRSSDSVTKRAGELKFDALFQGAKRKRDAFRKMKQQFGVSSEEVCYIGDDLLDLEVIRLAGVGVAVADARDYVKREADFVTKASGGRGAIREVVEKILKIQKKWQRTSSGF
- the kdsA gene encoding 3-deoxy-8-phosphooctulonate synthase, whose protein sequence is MRTIKIDSFEIGGGNPLALIAGPCVIEEESLVLSTAEKIKKIASKYDMPLIFKSSFLKDNRSSTDSYQGPGLDKGLKILDKVKREVGIPVLSDVHQESQVKPAAEVLDVIQIPAYLSMQTSLSVAAAKTGKVINVKKGQFLHPEDMKNIIGKIEGEGNSNIMLTERGACFGYRNLVVDMRSFQIMRSFGYPVVFDPTHSIRIYGISSADARGGAPQFVPGLSRAAVAAGIDVIFIETHPDCKNALCDAASMWPLNLLDHLLSQIVEIDKVRRSQQEIFLKI
- a CDS encoding CTP synthase; the protein is MSNKTVKTIFITGGVVSSLGKGIASSSLGLLLKQRGLRVTILKLDPYLNVDPGTLSPYQHGEVFVTEDGAETDLDLGHYERFLDINLSQNNNSTTGRIYHNVIERERKGEYLGKTVQVVPHITDEIRKAIDRAASSVEDLDVLIVELGGTVGDIEGLHFLEAIRQYKLDKGRDNVINLHLTLVPYIKTSGEIKTKPTQHSVQKLREIGIQPDIILCRTERALPDEARRKIGLFCNVSSEAVIEARDAESIYEVPVLFEEEGLAKQVIDLLKLNQKEVDLKELKDLIFHIKHPEKKVRIAVTGKYVELRDAYKSIIESFIHAGVANKAVVELLWVDSEEVEHGKAEDLLKDVSGLLVPGGFGDRGIEGKISAIKYARENDLPFFGICLGLQCAVIEFARSVCGLEHANSREFNPNCDEFVIDFMEEQVGVTRKGGTMRLGAYPCVLKEGTLARSIYQVPQISERHRHRFEVNNNYRDCLEKHGMVISGTSPDNMLVEMVELPSKRWFLAGQFHPEFKTRALRAHPLFKSFVKAALDYQEETK
- the kdsB gene encoding 3-deoxy-manno-octulosonate cytidylyltransferase; this translates as MNKKPEIAGIIPARYGSTRLQGKPLVDIGGKPMIVRVLDQVRKSKYLSRVIVATDDERIIAAVEQAGGEAVMTPSDLPSGTDRAAYIAREREADIFVNIQGDEPFISPADIDRVAMILVNDSDADMGTLVKRIQLSSELNDTNTVKVITDKNSRALYFSRSPIPFYRDCRDVSKQIKEYKYLKHIGIYSYRREFLIRLSEIGPSSLEMTEKLEQLRVLENGFTIKVAETNNEPLSVDTPEDLSRAREYLDVN